One genomic region from Bacillus sp. SLBN-46 encodes:
- a CDS encoding nuclease-related domain-containing protein, which translates to MKNRDYSLTLEGLIAAQSRLSTGHSLLPVLAAKQASVEAGIGGEERVAEIFRRHSFSFANHLFHDLSPSSDERFQMDTVALTPWFGVVLEVKNIGGVLEFKDNPPQLIRTREDGHKDGFESPVVQLERNQDLLGTFLQGRNIRLPIYGAVVLAYPKQIIAVPPAKTKLLFPNLLPTYIRSLPQHGKKLDHETFNWLSTELLHSHQPFVPKPISEAYKIPFKDFKPGVRCGGCGRIGMVKLPRTWYCPFCEATDHLAHEQNLREWFLIFKRTISNRECREFLGVDDIDTAKRILQSMDLTPEGKNRYRLYRADLSKLIKKP; encoded by the coding sequence ATGAAGAATAGAGATTACTCATTAACGCTAGAAGGGTTGATTGCGGCTCAAAGCAGGTTATCTACCGGCCATTCATTGCTCCCAGTTTTGGCAGCTAAACAAGCATCTGTAGAAGCTGGAATTGGCGGGGAGGAACGGGTTGCTGAGATTTTTCGCCGACACAGCTTTTCATTCGCCAACCACTTATTCCACGATTTATCTCCCTCATCCGATGAAAGATTCCAAATGGACACTGTTGCTTTGACACCTTGGTTTGGTGTGGTTTTAGAGGTAAAGAACATTGGCGGTGTGCTGGAGTTCAAGGATAATCCGCCACAGTTGATTCGAACGCGGGAGGACGGTCATAAGGATGGCTTCGAGAGCCCGGTTGTTCAACTGGAGCGTAATCAAGATTTATTGGGAACGTTTTTGCAGGGGAGGAATATTCGTCTCCCTATTTATGGAGCGGTCGTCCTCGCTTATCCAAAACAAATCATTGCGGTTCCTCCAGCGAAGACCAAGCTGTTATTCCCCAACTTGCTTCCCACTTATATTCGTAGTCTTCCACAGCATGGAAAGAAGTTAGATCACGAAACATTTAACTGGCTATCTACTGAACTTCTCCATAGCCATCAACCATTTGTCCCCAAGCCTATTTCTGAAGCATATAAGATTCCTTTTAAGGATTTTAAACCAGGCGTAAGGTGTGGGGGGTGCGGCAGGATAGGGATGGTGAAGCTGCCTCGAACGTGGTATTGCCCTTTTTGTGAGGCAACCGATCACCTGGCCCATGAGCAAAACCTAAGGGAGTGGTTTTTGATTTTTAAGAGGACGATTTCGAATCGGGAGTGTAGGGAGTTTTTGGGGGTAGATGATATTGACACAGCCAAACGTATTTTGCAGAGTATGGATCTAACACCTGAAGGAAAAAATAGGTACCGTTTATATAGGGCGGATCTTAGTAAACTGATTAAGAAACCTTAG
- a CDS encoding TetR/AcrR family transcriptional regulator — protein MYSKFLNLDSEKQNRIINAAIKEFAQKGYSNASTNEIVKEAGISKGLLFHYFQNKKQLFLFLFDSCVELITDDFYKKIDLTETDFFQRIRQSVLIKMELLAQYPNIFKFVEKAYLDDSADIQTEMQKKIRELNHINIGKIYEGIDVSKFRDDIDIQKIFKIITWTFEKLSDEELYKAKLLPNYEIDYQKVQKEAEEYFEILIKCFYK, from the coding sequence ATGTATTCCAAATTTCTCAACCTTGATTCAGAAAAACAAAACCGAATTATTAATGCCGCAATCAAAGAATTTGCTCAAAAGGGATATAGCAACGCCTCGACCAATGAAATCGTGAAGGAAGCAGGCATTTCAAAAGGGTTGCTGTTTCATTATTTTCAAAACAAAAAGCAGTTGTTTCTCTTTTTATTCGATTCTTGCGTGGAACTCATCACGGATGACTTTTACAAAAAAATCGATTTAACGGAAACAGACTTTTTCCAGAGAATCCGCCAGTCCGTTTTAATCAAAATGGAACTCCTGGCCCAATACCCAAACATCTTCAAATTCGTCGAAAAAGCTTATTTGGATGACTCGGCTGACATCCAAACGGAAATGCAGAAGAAAATCAGAGAACTAAATCACATCAATATCGGAAAAATTTACGAAGGCATTGACGTTTCTAAGTTTAGAGACGATATCGATATTCAAAAGATCTTTAAGATTATCACATGGACCTTTGAAAAATTAAGTGACGAGGAACTTTACAAAGCGAAGCTGTTACCTAATTATGAAATCGATTATCAAAAGGTCCAAAAAGAAGCAGAAGAATATTTTGAGATACTCATTAAGTGCTTTTATAAATAG
- a CDS encoding ABC transporter ATP-binding protein, which yields MNVIEINNLTKMYGKSRGITDISFHVEEGEIFGFIGPNGAGKSTTIRTLLSLIYPTSGSATIFEKDCIKFAPEIKREIGYLPSEVFYYDNMKVKDLLNYSASFYKKDCSKRIKELAEIMNLDLNKKIDDLSLGNKKKVGIVQGLLHEPKLIILDEPTSGLDPLMQQKFFELLEEENKKGATILFSSHILSEVQRLCNRVAIIKEGKIVTVEKISTLKENTYKKFKVETIDQQDPAYFNISGVNNLTVKDHVTSFIFKGNINTIMKKIADIEIANLWIEEPDLEEIFMHYYEKEA from the coding sequence ATGAATGTGATTGAAATTAATAATCTGACAAAGATGTATGGCAAATCACGAGGCATCACTGATATTAGCTTTCATGTGGAGGAAGGCGAAATCTTTGGTTTCATTGGGCCCAACGGTGCAGGAAAATCAACAACCATCCGAACACTTCTGTCGCTGATTTATCCAACCAGTGGCAGTGCGACCATCTTTGAGAAGGATTGCATTAAGTTTGCCCCGGAAATAAAACGGGAAATTGGCTACCTTCCATCAGAGGTTTTTTACTATGACAATATGAAAGTAAAAGACTTATTAAACTACTCAGCTAGTTTTTATAAAAAGGATTGCAGTAAGAGAATCAAAGAATTAGCGGAAATCATGAACTTGGATCTGAATAAAAAAATCGATGACCTTTCTTTAGGGAACAAAAAGAAGGTAGGAATTGTCCAGGGACTGCTCCATGAGCCAAAGCTTATCATCTTAGACGAACCAACGAGCGGCTTGGACCCACTAATGCAGCAAAAATTCTTTGAATTACTGGAGGAAGAAAATAAAAAGGGTGCAACGATTCTTTTTTCATCACATATCCTCAGTGAGGTTCAGAGACTGTGTAATCGAGTGGCTATAATTAAAGAAGGGAAAATCGTAACCGTCGAAAAGATTAGTACCTTAAAGGAAAATACCTACAAAAAGTTCAAAGTTGAAACAATAGACCAACAGGATCCTGCTTATTTTAATATCAGCGGCGTCAATAATTTAACCGTAAAGGACCACGTGACGAGCTTTATTTTTAAAGGGAATATTAATACCATCATGAAAAAGATAGCGGATATTGAGATTGCGAATCTTTGGATAGAAGAGCCAGATCTTGAGGAGATCTTTATGCATTACTACGAAAAGGAGGCGTAA
- a CDS encoding ABC transporter permease subunit — protein MNIFFHELKAYRKSTIIWTVSLILVTLLFMSMFPAFARDAEEFKKLLEGYPEGVRKAIGLNLENLFSILGFYCYALSFITLCGAIQAMNLGTSIISKEVREKTADFLLTKPVTRTTIVTSKLLAAFSSLVITNIVYIAAASIIASQVKTEDFSLKLLILLSLTVFFIQLIFLAIGIIVSVVVPKIKSVLAVSLSTVFAFYFLGMLSATSGEEGKRYLSPFKYFDTAYILKHSAYEISFMITGLIVIVVAIGASYVVYTKKDIHAV, from the coding sequence ATGAATATCTTTTTCCATGAATTAAAAGCTTATCGGAAGTCGACGATTATTTGGACGGTATCATTAATTCTGGTTACCCTGCTGTTCATGTCCATGTTCCCTGCGTTTGCGCGTGATGCCGAGGAATTCAAAAAGCTTTTGGAAGGTTATCCTGAAGGGGTAAGGAAAGCGATCGGTTTGAATCTGGAAAATTTGTTTTCTATTCTCGGATTCTATTGTTATGCCTTATCGTTTATCACCCTTTGCGGTGCCATTCAGGCTATGAATCTCGGAACGTCTATTATCAGCAAGGAGGTACGTGAAAAAACGGCCGACTTTCTGTTAACGAAGCCAGTTACAAGGACAACAATTGTAACCTCTAAGCTGTTGGCGGCCTTCTCGTCCCTCGTCATAACAAATATAGTGTATATTGCGGCGGCGTCAATCATTGCATCGCAGGTGAAGACGGAGGATTTCAGCTTAAAACTACTAATCTTGCTGTCACTTACCGTCTTTTTTATTCAACTGATTTTTTTAGCAATTGGTATCATTGTTTCGGTTGTAGTTCCTAAGATTAAATCCGTGTTGGCGGTATCTCTTAGCACCGTGTTTGCCTTCTATTTCTTAGGCATGCTTAGTGCGACTTCAGGAGAGGAAGGAAAACGGTATCTTTCCCCCTTTAAATATTTTGACACGGCCTATATTCTGAAACATTCAGCATATGAAATATCATTTATGATCACGGGATTGATTGTGATTGTGGTGGCCATCGGAGCGAGTTATGTTGTTTATACCAAGAAGGACATCCATGCTGTTTAA
- a CDS encoding ABC transporter permease subunit, producing MNIYRKELKSHRKSLIFWCIGVILMVASGMNKYSSLYSSGQSMNDLMADMPKSMQAIMGVGAFDLSKASGYYGMLFLYLVLMATIHAAMLGATIIAKEERDKTSEFLFVKPVSREKIITAKLLAAFTNIVIFNLVTFVSSVVIVGKVSDGEKINGHIALTMLGMFSLQLLFMVIGSAIAAFKKRQKTAASMATAILLLTFVLSVVIDLNEDLDILKYLTPFKYFEAKHMMVGDGLEAVFVVLSLLITAVLTYGTFAFYKKRDLNG from the coding sequence ATGAATATTTATCGAAAAGAATTGAAATCTCACCGGAAATCGCTCATCTTTTGGTGCATTGGAGTCATCCTCATGGTGGCATCAGGTATGAACAAATACTCTAGTTTGTATTCTTCAGGGCAATCGATGAATGACCTGATGGCCGATATGCCTAAGTCAATGCAAGCCATCATGGGGGTCGGTGCCTTTGATTTATCCAAGGCGAGCGGGTATTATGGCATGCTGTTTTTATATTTGGTCTTGATGGCAACCATTCATGCTGCGATGCTTGGAGCGACTATTATTGCTAAAGAGGAACGTGATAAAACCTCGGAGTTTTTATTCGTCAAACCCGTATCGAGGGAAAAGATCATTACGGCCAAGCTGTTGGCTGCCTTCACGAATATCGTTATCTTTAATCTCGTTACGTTTGTATCATCGGTCGTTATTGTCGGGAAAGTCAGCGACGGCGAAAAGATAAACGGGCATATCGCTTTAACGATGCTCGGCATGTTTAGTTTGCAGCTGTTGTTTATGGTCATTGGCAGTGCCATTGCGGCCTTTAAAAAGAGGCAGAAAACAGCCGCATCCATGGCTACAGCCATTCTTTTGCTTACGTTTGTTCTATCGGTTGTCATTGATTTAAATGAGGATTTAGACATTCTTAAATATCTGACCCCTTTCAAATATTTTGAAGCAAAGCATATGATGGTTGGTGATGGGCTGGAGGCTGTATTTGTTGTTTTATCACTCCTTATCACTGCGGTCCTTACTTATGGTACCTTTGCTTTTTATAAAAAAAGAGATTTAAACGGGTAA
- a CDS encoding ASCH domain-containing protein, with product MTQNENQTLPPKTCSVERLVTMEEDVKKVLAGEKTATRRNGRYADPGEIMTLEGRQFVVDKVYSQSLGELTDDDARREGFNNVEEYKQSILSIHPGMPWLPQMRVWVHEFSPVQD from the coding sequence ATGACACAGAATGAAAACCAAACACTACCGCCAAAAACTTGTTCCGTTGAGCGTTTAGTGACAATGGAAGAAGACGTGAAAAAGGTCTTAGCTGGTGAAAAGACAGCGACTCGCAGAAATGGAAGATACGCGGATCCAGGTGAAATTATGACACTTGAGGGCCGTCAATTTGTCGTTGATAAGGTGTACTCACAGAGTTTAGGTGAATTAACTGACGATGATGCTCGCCGCGAGGGCTTCAACAATGTGGAAGAATACAAACAATCCATCCTAAGCATCCATCCAGGAATGCCATGGCTGCCGCAAATGCGCGTATGGGTACATGAATTCAGCCCTGTTCAGGATTAA
- a CDS encoding ABC transporter ATP-binding protein, which translates to MKFLSKYTKKYWKTFCLAVLFLTFEAISDLLQPTIMAKIIDEGVANRDIHYVLKMGGLMLLITAFGAVSASTRSVLASIVSQSFGTELRSDLFKKIQSLSFKNLDKFDRASLITRLTNDVTQVQVFGNGLMRIFVKAPLLAIGGLIMATRLNLHLSVVLAVVVPIVALLIIFNLKLGFPLFSKVQMALDRVNSVMREYLSGVRVVKAFNRFDVEIGKFSKANDHFKDQSVTASRLMATFSPAIMLTVNLGIVVVLWIGGLGVDSGGIQVGHIIAFTNYMTQILFSLMMISMVFNMFVRAKASAGRIDDVFLLEDSFTWDQEDLHSQTEKGRIDFEDVTFAYEGTTGEPILKHINLTIRSGETVGIIGSTGSGKSTLVNLIPRFYDVNSGTIKVDGENIQRVNPKKLREKIAIVPQKNILFSGSVAENLRWGKEDATEEEMVTAASMAGAHDFINASPEGYHTRIGQGGVNFSGGQKQRISIARALIKRPEILILDDSTSAVDVATEAKIKTALKKYAKGLTCLLIAQRITSIMDADKIVVLDHGELVGVGTHQELIETCKVYQEIYQSQIGKEGL; encoded by the coding sequence ATGAAGTTTCTGTCAAAATACACAAAGAAGTACTGGAAAACCTTTTGCTTAGCAGTTTTATTTCTCACCTTTGAGGCAATCAGCGACCTGCTGCAGCCCACGATTATGGCAAAAATCATTGATGAAGGAGTAGCGAATAGAGACATTCATTATGTATTAAAAATGGGCGGACTGATGCTGTTGATCACAGCCTTTGGTGCAGTAAGTGCATCAACAAGGAGTGTCTTAGCGAGCATTGTTTCACAAAGCTTTGGAACAGAATTAAGGTCCGATTTATTTAAAAAAATTCAATCCCTTTCGTTTAAAAACCTCGATAAGTTTGACCGCGCGTCCTTAATTACTCGTCTGACAAACGATGTGACACAAGTGCAGGTATTCGGTAATGGATTGATGCGGATTTTTGTAAAAGCCCCGCTTTTAGCGATTGGCGGCTTAATAATGGCGACGCGGTTGAATTTGCATTTATCGGTTGTGTTAGCTGTGGTAGTGCCTATTGTAGCGCTATTAATTATTTTTAACTTAAAATTAGGATTCCCCCTATTTTCCAAGGTACAAATGGCATTGGATCGGGTGAATTCTGTAATGAGGGAATATTTATCAGGGGTTCGTGTGGTAAAGGCCTTTAATCGTTTTGATGTGGAAATTGGTAAATTCAGCAAGGCAAATGATCATTTTAAGGATCAATCTGTCACAGCTAGCCGCCTCATGGCCACCTTTAGCCCAGCGATCATGCTGACAGTCAATCTGGGGATTGTTGTCGTCCTTTGGATTGGTGGGTTAGGCGTGGATTCCGGTGGGATCCAGGTTGGCCATATTATTGCTTTTACCAACTATATGACTCAAATCTTATTTTCCTTGATGATGATTTCTATGGTATTCAATATGTTTGTCCGGGCAAAGGCCTCAGCAGGGAGAATCGATGATGTATTTTTACTAGAAGATTCCTTTACCTGGGATCAGGAGGACCTTCATAGTCAAACGGAAAAAGGAAGAATTGATTTTGAAGATGTTACCTTTGCCTACGAAGGAACAACAGGTGAACCCATTCTAAAACATATTAATCTCACCATACGTTCTGGAGAAACGGTTGGAATCATTGGTTCAACTGGTTCAGGGAAAAGTACCCTGGTCAACCTGATTCCCCGCTTTTACGACGTCAACAGTGGGACGATAAAAGTAGATGGTGAAAATATTCAACGAGTAAATCCCAAGAAGCTGAGAGAGAAAATTGCGATTGTCCCGCAGAAAAACATCTTATTCTCGGGAAGTGTGGCGGAAAATCTCCGCTGGGGAAAAGAGGATGCAACCGAGGAAGAAATGGTAACTGCAGCATCAATGGCCGGAGCGCACGACTTTATCAATGCTTCACCTGAAGGCTATCACACAAGAATTGGCCAAGGCGGGGTTAATTTTTCAGGAGGGCAGAAACAGCGGATTTCGATTGCCAGAGCGTTAATAAAAAGACCGGAGATTTTAATCCTTGATGATAGTACAAGTGCCGTGGACGTGGCAACTGAGGCGAAAATCAAAACAGCCTTAAAAAAGTATGCCAAAGGGCTTACCTGTTTACTAATTGCCCAGCGGATTACCTCTATCATGGATGCCGATAAAATCGTTGTTCTTGATCACGGAGAACTAGTTGGGGTTGGCACCCATCAGGAGCTAATTGAGACGTGTAAAGTGTATCAAGAAATCTACCAATCTCAAATCGGCAAGGAGGGGTTGTAA
- a CDS encoding ABC transporter ATP-binding protein: MSQGNVQTGNTAPTPPPIRPVGVGGGHRRGPVVKPKNFKGTLKRLWHYFGNEKKMLTLIFAFILIDSVLMLLAPFLIGKSVDAMTLKSGKVDFNLLEVMIIVLTCAYVADAILTFLQGWLMAGVAQRVVKRLREALFQKLQKLPVSFFDSRTHGELMSRLSNDIDNVSNTISQSTTQLMSGLMIISGSLIMMLILSPLLTVASLLTVPLVFLLTRTIAKRTSVLFKNQQIQLGTLNGHIEETISGIEVVKAFNHEEKVIEEFDVVNEKLRTVGLKAQIWSGFLMPIMNVINNLGFAIVAVIGGVLAVKSLITVGAIASFITYSRQFVRPLNDLANIFNILQSGVAGAERVFEVMDEQEEPADLPSAVPLENPKGHVVFENVSFGYRSDVPILKNVSFESHIGSSTALVGPTGAGKTTIVNLLTRFYDVTSGRILLDGRDIREYTRDSLRKCFGFVLQDTYLFSGTIKDNIKYGKPDATDEEVEQAARMANAAGFIKRLPQQYETALSENGGNLSQGQRQLLAIARVILAKPSLLILDEATSSIDTRTELHIQAALLSLMENRTSFIIAHRLNTIRDADTIMVIDHGEIIEKGSHDELMKAKGRYHQMFYNQFKNVEGALD; the protein is encoded by the coding sequence ATGTCACAAGGAAATGTACAGACTGGGAACACCGCCCCTACCCCGCCGCCGATTAGACCTGTTGGCGTGGGTGGCGGCCACCGCCGCGGTCCCGTGGTGAAACCTAAAAATTTTAAAGGGACATTAAAGCGACTTTGGCATTACTTTGGAAATGAAAAGAAGATGCTGACCCTTATTTTTGCCTTTATTTTAATCGACTCTGTTCTAATGCTACTTGCTCCGTTCCTTATTGGAAAATCGGTAGATGCAATGACCCTAAAATCCGGGAAAGTGGATTTTAATCTGTTAGAAGTAATGATTATCGTCCTCACCTGTGCGTATGTGGCGGATGCCATTCTTACTTTTTTACAAGGATGGCTCATGGCTGGCGTGGCTCAGCGAGTGGTGAAACGTTTGCGAGAGGCTTTGTTTCAAAAGCTGCAGAAGCTCCCCGTTTCCTTTTTTGATTCAAGGACACATGGAGAACTCATGAGCAGACTTTCCAATGACATCGATAATGTGAGTAATACGATCTCCCAATCGACCACACAGCTTATGTCGGGGCTGATGATTATTAGCGGTTCACTCATCATGATGCTAATTTTAAGTCCATTGTTAACGGTAGCTAGTTTATTAACAGTACCGCTTGTTTTTTTACTAACAAGGACGATTGCCAAACGAACAAGCGTGTTATTTAAGAATCAACAAATTCAGTTAGGTACATTAAATGGACACATCGAGGAGACCATTTCTGGAATTGAAGTGGTTAAAGCCTTTAATCACGAGGAGAAGGTTATTGAGGAGTTTGATGTGGTCAATGAAAAGCTCCGTACGGTGGGCTTAAAGGCGCAAATCTGGTCGGGCTTCCTGATGCCAATAATGAACGTCATCAACAACCTTGGTTTTGCCATTGTAGCTGTTATTGGCGGCGTCCTAGCGGTTAAAAGCTTAATTACGGTTGGTGCGATTGCCAGCTTTATTACCTATTCCCGACAATTTGTTAGACCGTTAAATGATTTGGCTAACATCTTTAATATTTTGCAATCTGGTGTGGCTGGAGCTGAACGAGTGTTTGAAGTCATGGATGAGCAGGAGGAGCCTGCGGACCTTCCATCGGCTGTCCCCTTGGAAAATCCAAAAGGCCATGTTGTATTTGAAAATGTCAGCTTTGGTTATCGGTCTGATGTGCCAATTTTAAAAAATGTTAGTTTTGAATCCCATATTGGAAGTAGTACAGCCTTAGTTGGGCCAACAGGAGCTGGTAAAACAACAATTGTGAATCTGCTGACTCGATTTTATGATGTGACGAGTGGGAGAATTCTCCTTGATGGCCGGGATATTCGTGAATATACAAGAGATAGTCTGAGGAAATGCTTTGGATTTGTGCTTCAGGATACGTATTTGTTTTCAGGTACGATCAAAGACAACATTAAATATGGGAAGCCGGATGCTACTGATGAAGAAGTAGAGCAAGCGGCAAGAATGGCTAATGCGGCGGGCTTTATTAAGCGATTGCCACAGCAGTATGAGACGGCTCTATCAGAAAATGGAGGTAATTTAAGTCAGGGGCAACGGCAGTTATTGGCAATTGCGAGGGTGATTTTAGCCAAACCGTCCTTACTGATCTTAGATGAAGCCACAAGCAGTATTGATACGAGAACTGAGCTTCATATACAAGCGGCCTTGCTCTCCTTGATGGAGAACCGAACCAGCTTTATCATTGCCCACCGCTTAAATACCATTCGTGACGCGGATACCATCATGGTCATTGATCATGGGGAGATTATTGAAAAAGGCAGCCATGATGAATTAATGAAAGCTAAGGGCCGATACCATCAAATGTTTTATAATCAATTTAAAAATGTAGAAGGTGCACTTGATTAA